TAATTGATGGAGCTAAAAATTCTTTATCTTTGATTTTATCTGCGAGATTATCTAATTTCTCAATAAAACATTTTTGATTTTTCAAAGTAGCTTCCTGGATCACAGCACATTTTGTATGCTTACATAAGCCGCCTAAAATTAATTCCTCTACAATAAATTCAATATTTTTTATACCCATAAAAATAACTAAGCTATCTGAAGATTTAGCTAAATCTCTCCAATTGACGCTCTTTTGAGCCTTATCAACATGCTCATGGCCAGTTACGAAAGTTACAGAACTCGCAGCATCTCTATGGGTAAGTGGAATGCCAAAATATGTGGGTGCAGCTATACCAGAAGTAATACCAGGCACTATTTCAACTGAAACTCCATTTTTTTCTAAAAACGATACTTCTTCGCCACCCCTAGAAAAGACAAATGGATCTCCCCCTTTAAGCCTTACAACATTTTTGCCTTCTTTTGCCAATTTCAAAATAAGATCATTAGTTTCAGCCTGAGGTACAGAACACTTCCCAGCTCTTTTACCTACATGGAAAATTTCTGTATTTTTTCCCGCCTCTTTTGTTATTTCATCAGGTATTAAAGCATCATGAACTAATGCATCACAATTTTTTAATAGGCGTAAAGCTTTAAGAGTTAAAAGCTCAGGGTCACCAGGACCTGCTCCAACTAAATAAACAATGCCGGGCACAATAATCTCCATTAACAAGTATGGTAGTAGAAGTAAATCGGAATGAAGGTAAATATTGTGAAAAAAAGTTTATTAAAACCAAATAAAAAATTTACTCTCCTTAGTGCGTTTATCACTCTTCTAAATGATCGTTTAAGTGAAAGTATACTGTTACCTATATTACCCTCTTTTGTTTTACTTTTTGACTCCAAAGCAAGTACATATGGTTTATTATCATGCACTTACCAATTAGCTCAATTTACAGCTTCTCCTTTTATAGGACTTATGAGTGATAGATATGGAAGAAGACCTGTCACTCTTTTTTGTATTACTGGTTCAGTAATAGGAATATCAATATTATCTTTTACGGTTCTTTTTAATTGGTCAAATTCAATAGCCTCTATCCCATTATTTTTATTATTTTTAGCGAGATTAATTGACGGTTTAAGTGGAGGGACTGCAGCTACTGCAACAACAATTCTTGCAGATATTTCAAGCCCTGAAAAAAGAGCAAAAACATTTGGTCTGATTGGTGTAGCTTTTGGTTTAAGTTTTTTCTTAGGGAATATTTTTGTTGTAATTTTTGCAAAAAATACAAATAATAATTTTATTATTCCAGTTTTGATAGCCTCAATCATTCCAATAATAAATTTCCTCCTTGTATTTTTTTACTTACCAGAAACCAAGCCTAATAGTGACTCAAATAAATCAAAAACTATTTTAAAAAACCCTTTAAAAGAGCTATTCACGGTTTTCAAAGAAGAAAAGATTAAAAAATTATCATTAGCTTTTTTTATTTACTTTATTGCTTTTACTGGGTTGACCAATATCCTTATATTTTTCCTTCAAGAATCTTTAAACTGGACGACCAAAGCATCAAGTGGAACTCTTGTTGTAGTAGGAATCATTGCAATTATCGTTCAGGGAGGATTAATTGGACCTCTGGTAAAGCAATTTGGCGAAATGCGATTAACACTTATCGGATCAGGCTTCATTCTTGTGGCATGTACTCTTTTAATAACTTCTCCAAAAGCAAATGCGACAATTAATATTTATTCAGCTGTTTCATTTTTAGCCATTGGGGCAGGGTTAATTACGCCCACCTTAAGAGCACTGATATCAAGGAAATTAGACGTTGATAAACAAGGGTCAATTTTAAGTAATCTTCAAGGTCTACAGAGTCTTGGAGGAGTTTTAGGAATTGCAATGGCAGGAAGGGTTTATGATAGTTTTGGTCCTAAATCACCTTTTATAGCAGGTTCCGTTATCTTACTTTTCATGATATACCTTATTGCAGAGGGTAAAAGTAATAATTCTTTTAACAATCAAGAATCAAAAGTACTTTAATGAAAAACCAAGCTGATGTTTTTATTAATAGAGAATTAAGTTGGATTGAATTCAATAAAAGAGTACTCCTAACTGGTATGGAAAAAGAGTACAAAATCCTAGATAAAGTAAAATTTTGTTCAATTTTTAGTAATAATCTAGATGAATTTTTTATGGTAAGAGTAGCTTCATTAAAAGCTCAAGTTGAAGCAGGTATTACAAAAAAAAGTATTGATGGACTTACCCCTAAAGATCAATTAACGAAAATAAATAAAGAAGTAAAGAATTTAACTAACCTACAAGAAAACTATTTAAATAATGAATTAAATAATGAACTAAAAGAAAAAGGTATAGTTTTAAAAAAATATAAGGACCTAAGTGAAAATGAAAGAAATTGGTGTAATAACTACTTTACTTCATCTATTTTCCCTTTATTAACTCCATTAGTTGTTGATCCAGCACATCCATTTCCTTTTATAAGTAATTTAAGTCTAAATTTGGCAGCTCTAATAAGAGATGGGGAAGATTCTAAAAATCAGTTTGTAAGAGTAAAAATACCAACAAAAAATATAAATAGATTTATACAAATTCCCAATGAAATTATTCAAAATTGTGATGAAAGTACTTATTTTTTCATAAGTGTTGAAGATTTAATTGGAAATAATATAAATACTTTATTTAACGAAATGGAATGTATAAATTACTCTTTTTTTAGAGTGACTAGGGATGCAGATTTAGAATTAAAAGAACTTGAAGCTGATGATCTTCTTTTAGCAGTTGAACAAAGTTTGCAAAAGAGAAGATTAGGTGGAGACGTAGTTAGATTAGAAGTTGCATCGGATATGCCAGAAAAAATTCTGAAATTACTCATTGAAAGTATCTCAATACAAAAAGAGTATGTTTACTTTTGCAAAAGTTTTTTAGGTCTTGACGATTTAAATCAGCTTACAAAAATTAATAGAGATGATTTAAAAGAAAACCTACTAATTGGGAAAACTCACCCGAAATTAAAAAATTTAGACTTACCTTCAAACAAAAACCTCAATTCTATTTTTCATATACTTAGAAAAAAAAATATTCTGCTTCATCATCCATACGATTTATTTAGAACTTCAGTTGAAGAATTTATAAACAAAGCAGCTGATGATCCACTTGTAATGGCTATAAAAATTACTTTATATCGAGTTTCCAAGGATTCGCCCATCATTGCAGCTTTAATGAGAGCTGCAGAGAATGGGAAAGAAGTAATGACTCTTGTTGAATTAAAAGCAAGATTTGATGAAGACAATAATATTCAATGGGCAAAACAACTTGAACAAGCTGGAATTCATGTTGTATATGGAATTATAGGATTTAAAACACATACAAAAATAGCTTTAGTAGTAAGAAAAGAAAAAGGACGATTAAGGAATTATTTCCATATTGGAACAGGAAATTATAACTCTAATACTTCAAAGTTTTATACAGATTTAGGATTACTTTCAACTGATCCTGATATTGCATCAGATTTACTTGAGTTATTTAACTACTTATCAGGTTTTTCTAAACAAAGAAGTTATAAAAAGTTATTAGTTTCACCCTCAACAATGAGAAAGAAATTTATATTTCTGATTAAGAGAGAAATTAAAAATGCAGAGGCAGGCAAAAAAGCCGCAATAATTGCAAAAATGAATTCTTTAGTAGACCCAGAAATAATTCAACTTCTTTATTTAGCTTCAGACTCAGGTGTAAAAATAAACCTTATCATAAGAGGAATTTGTTGCTTGTATCCCCAAAGAAAAAATTTAAGTGAAAATATTAAAGTTATAAGCATTATTGGCCATTTTCTTGAACACTCAAGAATTTTTTGGTTTTGTAATAACGATGATAATGAGGTTTTTATTGGAAGTGCAGATTGGATGAGAAGAAATCTTGATAGAAGAATAGAAGCTGTTACTCCGATAGAAGATTATGAATTGAAATCTAAAATATACTCGCTCTTGCAAACATATATTAAAGATGATTACTTTGCTTGGATAATGAAAGAAGATGGTTCTTATTGGAAACATGAATTAGATTCATCGGACAATCGTTCACAAATTGAACTTATAGAAAAACAAAATTAATATTGATTTTTACAACATTTAAAAAAATACTTAATATTTTAAATTTTTTTTAATTTTTATAAAATCATTTCATATCAATGGATTTCAAGAAATAAGCATTAAAAAAGAAATTTTTGTCTTTAAAATTTCAACGTAAAAGTAGTTTTTATTTCGATTTCAGTGCTAGCTTTTTAAAAAATCCATTAATTTAGGAGGCCAGGGTGATGGGGATCCCTCTGGAATCTGCGAAAAGCTCTTCAGATAATAATTTTGATGAGCCAAGATTACCAAACACTGCGGGCAAGTCTCGCAAATCGAAATCCAGTCTTACAGCAAAACAAAGCCAAAAAAAATCTGGCAGACTTGCTTCAGATTCTATTGGCTATTACTTAAGTAGCATTGGAAGAGTACCTCTTTTGACTCCAGCAGAGGAAATAGAGTTAGCTCATCATGTTCAGAACATGAAAAAGTTACTACAAATTCCTGAAACTGATAGAACACAACGAAATCTTTATCAAATTAAGATTGGCAAAAGATCCAGAGATAGAATGATGGCAGCTAATCTAAGGCTTGTTGTCTCTGTTGCAAAAAAATACCAAAACCAAGGGCTTGAATTATTAGACCTTGTCCAGGAAGGAGCTATTGGCCTTGAAAGAGCTGTAGATAAATTTGATCCTGCTATGGGATATAAATTCTCAACTTATGCTTACTGGTGGATTAGGCAAGGAATGACAAGGGCTATTGACAACAGTGCAAGAACAATCCGTTTGCCTATTCACATAAGTGAAAAACTATCCAAAATGAGAAGAGTCTCTAGAGAATTATCACATAAATTTGGTAGACAACCTAGCAGATTGGAAATGGCAACTGAAATGGGAATTGATCAAAAAGATTTAGAAGATTTAATTTCTCAAAGTGCTCCTTGCGCTTCCTTAGATGCTCATGCAAGAGGCGAAGAAGATAGAAGTACCCTTGGCGAACTAATACCTGATCCAAACGGTGAAGAGCCTATGGAAGGCATGGATAGGACTATTCAAAAAGAGCATTTAGGAACTTGGCTTTCTCAATTAAATGAAAGAGAACAAAAAATAATGAAGCTCAGATTTGGCCTAGATGGTGAAGAACCATTAACACTTGCAGAAATAGGAAGACAAATTAATGTTTCACGAGAAAGAGTAAGGCAGCTAGAAGCTAAAGCAATATTAAAACTTAGAGTAATGACAACTCATCAAAAAGCAGCTTAACCAAATTGATAAAATTTACCATAATTTTATTATATTTATTTTCAATTTTTTTAATATCAATAGTTTTTAAAAAATATAATGAAGATAGCAAAGAAATCGTCAGAAAAATAATACATATTGGAATAGGACCTTTAATTCCAATTGCTCAATTTTTAAAAATTAATCAAAACTCTGCTCTAATTTTTACAGGAATTGTTTCATTTATGGTTTTCATCAATTATACCTATAAATTATTTCCAACAATTGAGGATGTTGAGAGAAAGAGTTATGGAACATTATTTTATTGTCTAAGTTTATTTATTTTGATTTATCTTTTCTGGGATAAAGATCCATATGCATTAATTACTGGATTTTTCATAATGACTTTTGGTGATGGATTAGCTGGGTTAATAGGAAAAAGCTTTAACTCAAAGAGTTGGATTTTTTTTAAACAAAAAAAATCTTTATATGGCACTATGACAATGTTTTTAACAAGTTTGATAGTAGTTTTCTCAATAGGATACGCCCAACAAAATAGTTTAAATTTAAATTATTTTACAATAGCTTTTTATGCAACTTTACTCGAACAATTTAGTGTTTTAGGAATAGATAATTTCATTGTTCCAATTTCTTCAGCATTATTTTTTAATTTTTTTATAACTAGCTAAGTGAACTATATAAAATAGCGAGTAATTCTTTTGTTGTTTTTATATCTATGCATGCATCTGTAATGCTTCTGCCAAACTGGAGATCCTCTTTTTTTGAAAGTTTTTGATTTCCCTCCTTCAAATGACTTTCAAGCATAACTCCTAAAATATTTTTTTCACCATTGCTAATTTGAAAAGCTATATTTTTTAAAACTTCCGACTGTTTTCGGAAATCTTTATTGGAATTACCATGACTACAATCAATCATCACTTTATGGGGAAGATTAGATTGCTTCAATTCAGAGGAAATTCTTTTAACATTTTCACTTTCAAAATTTGGGCCTTTTGAACCGCCTCTTAAAACTATATGTCCATCGGGATTACCTGTTGTATTAACAATAGAAGCCATTCCATTTTCATTTATACCTAAGAAATGATGAGATTTTGAAGCTGACTGCATTGCATTTATTGCAGTAGTAAAAGAACCATCTGTACCATTTTTAAAACCTATAGGCATTGATAATCCTGACGCCATTTCTCGATGAGTCTGACTTTCAGTAGTCCGCGCGCCAATGGCTGTCCAACTTATTAAATCGGCGATATATTGAGGAACAATTGGATCTAGTAATTCTGTAGCAGAAGGAATTCCACGAGTTGCTAAATATGAAAGCAAACTTCTTGCTCTTCTTAAGCCAGTATTAATATCATAAGAATTATCTAGATGAGGATCATTTATCAATCCCTTCCAACCAATAGTTGTTCTTGGTTTCTCAAAATATACTCTCATGATTATTTCTAATTTATCTTTATAAATTTCTCGAAAGTTTTGAATATATTTTGAATATTCTTTCGCCGCCTCTAGATCATGAATTGAACATGGACCCACAATGACTAAAAGCTTCCGATCATTATGATGCAAAATATTTTGTATCGATCTTCTTGTTTTAGATACTGTATTAGCAGAGGCGTGATCTAAAGGTATATCATTATGTAATCTGCTTGGAGGTATTAATGGACGTGTCTCAACAACATGTAAATCTGATGTCTTTTCTAAAGCAGAATTTTTTGATGATGTCGTCATTGATTAATTAAGAAGTTTGAATATTTAAAAAAGCATTTATGAATACTCTCCTTTTCAATATTAAAAATAACAATAGATTAGGCATTAAACCTTACTAATGAAGAATTTGGAAACATTGCTAAAAGATTACGAAGATCACGTAGCTGAAAGAGCTACCAAAGGTATACCTCCTTTACCTTTAAATGCAGAGCAAACAAATTGTATTACAAAATTACTAGAACAAGATAGTACTTACGATTCTTCTTATTTGCTTGATTTGCTAATAAATAGAGTCCCACCAGGAGTTGATGAGGCTGCTTATGTAAAAGCAAGCTGGCTTACAGCTATTGTTAATTCAGAAAAATATTGCAAATTAATTAATCCTGAAAAAGCAATTGAAATACTAGGGACAATGATTGGCGGATATAATGTCAATTCCCTAGTTGAAATACTTAAAGGTACAAGTAGTCTACTAGCTAAAAAAGCGGCAGAAGTTTTAAAAAATATTATTCTTGTTTACGACTCAGCTAATGAAATTTTTGAATTATCTCAAAAAAATATTTATGCAAAAGAGGTTATAAATAGTTGGGCAAATGCAGAATGGTTCAAAAATAAAAAAGTTTTGGAGCAAGAGATTACTTGTTTAGTATTTAAAGTTGACGGGGAGACAAACACAGACGACTTATCTCCAGCTGTACATGCAACAACACGCCCAGATATTCCAATGCACGCATTGGCTATGTTGGAATTTAAAAAACCTGATGGACTAAAGATTCTTGATAATTTAAAAAAAGAAAATTTACCAATAGCTTATGTTGGAGATGTTGTTGGAACAGGAAGTTCTAGAAAATCCGCTATTAATTCACTCATTTGGCATATAGGAGAAGATATCCCTTTTATTCCAAACAAAAAAACAGGTGGAATAATAATTGGTAGCAAAATAGCCCCAATTTTCTTTAATACTGCACAAGATTCAGGAGCTTTACCTATAGAAGCTGACGTATCTCATATGAAAACAGGAGATGTTATAAAAATATATCCTTACAAAGGCATTATTAAAAAAGTTCAAAAAGATTCAAATACTGAAGAATTAATAAGCAAATTCGACTTGTATCCATCAACTCTTACTGATGAAATTCAAGCTGGCGGAAGAATTAATCTTATGATTGGAAGATCTCTTACGGACAAAATTAGAAACAAATTAGATTATCAAACAAGTGAAATATTTATCCGGCCACAAAATCCAACAAAAAGTAATTCTGGCTTTACTCAAGCTCAAAAAATAGTAGGGAAAGCATGTGGTTTAGATGGAGTTAGGCCAGGAACGACTTGTGAACCAATTATGACCACAGTTGGCAGTCAAGACACAACTGGACCAATGACTAGAGATGAGCTCAAAGAACTAGCTTGTTTAGGATTTACAGCAGATTTAGTAATGCAAAGTTTTTGTCATACAGCTGCATATCCTAAACCAGTAGATCTAGTTACGCATAAAGAATTACCTGATTTTATATCTCAAAGAGGTGGAGTAGCTCTCAAGCCTGGAGACGGCATAATTCATAGTTGGCTTAACCGAATGCTTCTCCCTGATACTGTTGGCACAGGGGGAGATAGTCATACGAGATTCCCTCTTGGCATTTCATTTCCTGGAGGCTCAGGCATCGTTGCCTTTGCCGCTGCAATAGGATCTATGCCATTAAATATGCCGGAATCTGTGCTGGTTAAATTTAAGGGAGAATTATTACCAGGAATTACTCTTAGAGATTTAGTAAATGCAATCCCTCTCTTCGCAATTAAAAAGGGACTCTTAACTGTTGAAAAAGCTAATAAAAAAAATATATTTAACGGAAAAATTATGGAAATTGAGGGTTTACCTAACCTAAAACTTGAGCAAGCTTTTGAACTTACTGATGCTACTGCAGAACGTTCGTGCGCTGGTAGCACCATACTTTTATCCCAAGAAACTATTCAAGAATACTTAAGAAGCAATATTTGCCTGCTAGAAAAAATGATTGAGAGCAATTATGAAGATTCAAAATCGATTTCAAGAAGAATAAGTGATATGAAAAATTGGTTAAAAAAACCATCATTAATTCAACCAGATTTAAACGCTCAGTATGAAGAAATCATTGAAATTGATTTAGCAAAAGTAACACAACCTATAGTTGCTTGCCCTAATGATCCAGATAATGTAAAAGAAATCACTGATGTTGCAAATACAAATATTGACGAGGTTTTTATAGGTTCTTGCATGACAAATATTGGCCATTACAGAGCAGCTGCGAAAGTTCTTGAAGGTGTACAAAATTTAAAAGCTAAATTATGGATTTGTCCACCTACAAAAATGGATGAAGAAACTCTAAAAGCTGAAGGTTACTATAAAATATTTGAAAATTGTGGTGCAAGGTTAGAGTTGCCAGGGTGTTCTTTATGCATGGGAAATCAAGCCAGAGTGGATGAAGGATCTATAGTTTTTTCTACTAGCACAAGAAATTTCGACAATAGACTTGGAAAAAATGCGCAAGTATTTTTAGGGAGTGCAGAATTAGCAGCAGTTTGCGCACTTCTTGGAAAAATACCCGAAGTAGAAGAATATCAGGATATTACTAAAAATAAAATTAATCCATATTCAGATGAACTTTATCGTTATCTTCAATTTGATGAAATACACGATTTCAGCTTGTCAAAGTAATCATGGACTATGCCAAACCTCATAAAAGAAAATATTCAAAAAACAGGTAATAATTCTTCTCGTAGCATCAAAAAATTATTAAAACAAAGATCGCTAGTCGTTGCATTTTCGCTCTTATTAACAGGTTTAGGAGCCTCAATTACAAGCATATCTTTTAAAACTGGAATCTACTTTATTAATAATTGGAGATTAGCATTATTAGACCAATTCCCGTCTATTGCAGTCTTACCTTTTTTTGGAGCTCTAGGAGGAGCCATTGCAGGATATTTGATCAAAAATTTAGCGCCTGCTGCGAAAGGTTCAGGTGTGAGTCAAATCATGGGGTTCTTAAGGCATAAAAAAGTTCCTATGAATATAAAAGTAGGATTAGTAAAGCTCGTATCAGGAATTATTGCAATTGGTAGTGGATTCCCTTTAGGTCCAGAAGGTCCATCAGTTCAAATGGGAGGATCAGTAGCTTGGCAAATGGCCAAATGGCTTAAAGCCCCTACAGCCTTCAGAAGAGTAATAGTAGCAGCAGGTGGCGGGGCTGGAATAGCTGCAGTATTTAGCGCCCCATTAGGAGGATTTGTCTATGCAATAGAAGAGTTATTAAACTCTGCTAGACCAGTAATTTTGCTATTAGTAGTAATCACAACTTTCATTGCAGATTCATCTGCTGATATTATTCAAGCCTTAGGTTTAGATCCTAAAGCTGGAGGTTTTGATTTTAACCTCGGATTTTTAATCCAAAAAGAATATGACCCATCAGTTTTTTTCTTGCCTATAGATTTTATTTACCTAGTTTTACTAGGAATAATTATTGGAATCTTTGCAGAATTGTACAGCAGATATGTTTTGTTAATGCAAAATCTTGGGAAAAAGTGGTATAAAAATAAATTTGTTTTAAAAATGAGTATTTGTGGACTTATTTTAGGAAGCATCTATTCTTGTTTACCCAGTACTTTTCATAATTTAGATGAATTACAGAAAATAATAGCTGAACAAAATATAAGTATTGAAATCGCTTTGTTGGCAGTTTTAGTATTATTTATTACGACAGGTTTAGCTGCTGCATCTGGAGCTCCAGGAGGTTTATTCTATCCAATGCTTACTTTAGGAGGGTCAATCGGACTAATAATGGGTAGCTGGATAGAAATTGCAACAGGACATGCGCCTAGTACATACATTTTTGCAGGAATGGGAGCTTTCGTAGCAGGATGTTCTCGAACACCAATAACAGCAATGTTTTTAGCTTTTGCTTTAACAAAAAATTTATTAATAATGAAACCTGTCTTAATCAGCTGCATTGCCAGTTTCTTAATAGCAAGAGCTTTTAATGAAGAATCAATTTATGAAAGACAAATACAAATAGAATTAGAAGACTAAGAAACTATCTTCAATCAAAAACAGCAGTTTTCCTGTTATAAACAAATACTTGATGATTTAAATGTAATCTAACTGCTCTTGCTAAAGCTATTCTTTCAATATCTCTTCCTTTCCTAATCAAATCATCAACTTCATCCCTATGACTTACATTAACTGTGCATTGCTCTATTATGGGACCTTCATCAAGATCTTCACTAACATAGTGAGCAGTAGCACCTATTAATTTAACACCTCTCTTCC
Above is a window of Prochlorococcus marinus XMU1406 DNA encoding:
- a CDS encoding diacylglycerol/polyprenol kinase family protein: MIKFTIILLYLFSIFLISIVFKKYNEDSKEIVRKIIHIGIGPLIPIAQFLKINQNSALIFTGIVSFMVFINYTYKLFPTIEDVERKSYGTLFYCLSLFILIYLFWDKDPYALITGFFIMTFGDGLAGLIGKSFNSKSWIFFKQKKSLYGTMTMFLTSLIVVFSIGYAQQNSLNLNYFTIAFYATLLEQFSVLGIDNFIVPISSALFFNFFITS
- a CDS encoding 3-deoxy-7-phosphoheptulonate synthase; its protein translation is MTTSSKNSALEKTSDLHVVETRPLIPPSRLHNDIPLDHASANTVSKTRRSIQNILHHNDRKLLVIVGPCSIHDLEAAKEYSKYIQNFREIYKDKLEIIMRVYFEKPRTTIGWKGLINDPHLDNSYDINTGLRRARSLLSYLATRGIPSATELLDPIVPQYIADLISWTAIGARTTESQTHREMASGLSMPIGFKNGTDGSFTTAINAMQSASKSHHFLGINENGMASIVNTTGNPDGHIVLRGGSKGPNFESENVKRISSELKQSNLPHKVMIDCSHGNSNKDFRKQSEVLKNIAFQISNGEKNILGVMLESHLKEGNQKLSKKEDLQFGRSITDACIDIKTTKELLAILYSSLS
- a CDS encoding ClC family H(+)/Cl(-) exchange transporter, with translation MPNLIKENIQKTGNNSSRSIKKLLKQRSLVVAFSLLLTGLGASITSISFKTGIYFINNWRLALLDQFPSIAVLPFFGALGGAIAGYLIKNLAPAAKGSGVSQIMGFLRHKKVPMNIKVGLVKLVSGIIAIGSGFPLGPEGPSVQMGGSVAWQMAKWLKAPTAFRRVIVAAGGGAGIAAVFSAPLGGFVYAIEELLNSARPVILLLVVITTFIADSSADIIQALGLDPKAGGFDFNLGFLIQKEYDPSVFFLPIDFIYLVLLGIIIGIFAELYSRYVLLMQNLGKKWYKNKFVLKMSICGLILGSIYSCLPSTFHNLDELQKIIAEQNISIEIALLAVLVLFITTGLAAASGAPGGLFYPMLTLGGSIGLIMGSWIEIATGHAPSTYIFAGMGAFVAGCSRTPITAMFLAFALTKNLLIMKPVLISCIASFLIARAFNEESIYERQIQIELED
- the acnB gene encoding bifunctional aconitate hydratase 2/2-methylisocitrate dehydratase → MKNLETLLKDYEDHVAERATKGIPPLPLNAEQTNCITKLLEQDSTYDSSYLLDLLINRVPPGVDEAAYVKASWLTAIVNSEKYCKLINPEKAIEILGTMIGGYNVNSLVEILKGTSSLLAKKAAEVLKNIILVYDSANEIFELSQKNIYAKEVINSWANAEWFKNKKVLEQEITCLVFKVDGETNTDDLSPAVHATTRPDIPMHALAMLEFKKPDGLKILDNLKKENLPIAYVGDVVGTGSSRKSAINSLIWHIGEDIPFIPNKKTGGIIIGSKIAPIFFNTAQDSGALPIEADVSHMKTGDVIKIYPYKGIIKKVQKDSNTEELISKFDLYPSTLTDEIQAGGRINLMIGRSLTDKIRNKLDYQTSEIFIRPQNPTKSNSGFTQAQKIVGKACGLDGVRPGTTCEPIMTTVGSQDTTGPMTRDELKELACLGFTADLVMQSFCHTAAYPKPVDLVTHKELPDFISQRGGVALKPGDGIIHSWLNRMLLPDTVGTGGDSHTRFPLGISFPGGSGIVAFAAAIGSMPLNMPESVLVKFKGELLPGITLRDLVNAIPLFAIKKGLLTVEKANKKNIFNGKIMEIEGLPNLKLEQAFELTDATAERSCAGSTILLSQETIQEYLRSNICLLEKMIESNYEDSKSISRRISDMKNWLKKPSLIQPDLNAQYEEIIEIDLAKVTQPIVACPNDPDNVKEITDVANTNIDEVFIGSCMTNIGHYRAAAKVLEGVQNLKAKLWICPPTKMDEETLKAEGYYKIFENCGARLELPGCSLCMGNQARVDEGSIVFSTSTRNFDNRLGKNAQVFLGSAELAAVCALLGKIPEVEEYQDITKNKINPYSDELYRYLQFDEIHDFSLSK
- a CDS encoding MFS transporter — translated: MKKSLLKPNKKFTLLSAFITLLNDRLSESILLPILPSFVLLFDSKASTYGLLSCTYQLAQFTASPFIGLMSDRYGRRPVTLFCITGSVIGISILSFTVLFNWSNSIASIPLFLLFLARLIDGLSGGTAATATTILADISSPEKRAKTFGLIGVAFGLSFFLGNIFVVIFAKNTNNNFIIPVLIASIIPIINFLLVFFYLPETKPNSDSNKSKTILKNPLKELFTVFKEEKIKKLSLAFFIYFIAFTGLTNILIFFLQESLNWTTKASSGTLVVVGIIAIIVQGGLIGPLVKQFGEMRLTLIGSGFILVACTLLITSPKANATINIYSAVSFLAIGAGLITPTLRALISRKLDVDKQGSILSNLQGLQSLGGVLGIAMAGRVYDSFGPKSPFIAGSVILLFMIYLIAEGKSNNSFNNQESKVL
- the ppk1 gene encoding polyphosphate kinase 1, which produces MKNQADVFINRELSWIEFNKRVLLTGMEKEYKILDKVKFCSIFSNNLDEFFMVRVASLKAQVEAGITKKSIDGLTPKDQLTKINKEVKNLTNLQENYLNNELNNELKEKGIVLKKYKDLSENERNWCNNYFTSSIFPLLTPLVVDPAHPFPFISNLSLNLAALIRDGEDSKNQFVRVKIPTKNINRFIQIPNEIIQNCDESTYFFISVEDLIGNNINTLFNEMECINYSFFRVTRDADLELKELEADDLLLAVEQSLQKRRLGGDVVRLEVASDMPEKILKLLIESISIQKEYVYFCKSFLGLDDLNQLTKINRDDLKENLLIGKTHPKLKNLDLPSNKNLNSIFHILRKKNILLHHPYDLFRTSVEEFINKAADDPLVMAIKITLYRVSKDSPIIAALMRAAENGKEVMTLVELKARFDEDNNIQWAKQLEQAGIHVVYGIIGFKTHTKIALVVRKEKGRLRNYFHIGTGNYNSNTSKFYTDLGLLSTDPDIASDLLELFNYLSGFSKQRSYKKLLVSPSTMRKKFIFLIKREIKNAEAGKKAAIIAKMNSLVDPEIIQLLYLASDSGVKINLIIRGICCLYPQRKNLSENIKVISIIGHFLEHSRIFWFCNNDDNEVFIGSADWMRRNLDRRIEAVTPIEDYELKSKIYSLLQTYIKDDYFAWIMKEDGSYWKHELDSSDNRSQIELIEKQN
- the cobA gene encoding uroporphyrinogen-III C-methyltransferase; the encoded protein is MPGIVYLVGAGPGDPELLTLKALRLLKNCDALVHDALIPDEITKEAGKNTEIFHVGKRAGKCSVPQAETNDLILKLAKEGKNVVRLKGGDPFVFSRGGEEVSFLEKNGVSVEIVPGITSGIAAPTYFGIPLTHRDAASSVTFVTGHEHVDKAQKSVNWRDLAKSSDSLVIFMGIKNIEFIVEELILGGLCKHTKCAVIQEATLKNQKCFIEKLDNLADKIKDKEFLAPSIIIIGKIVEFKVNNNITKVSDVYLPDINKVQLYNKSQK
- a CDS encoding RpoD/SigA family RNA polymerase sigma factor, which codes for MGIPLESAKSSSDNNFDEPRLPNTAGKSRKSKSSLTAKQSQKKSGRLASDSIGYYLSSIGRVPLLTPAEEIELAHHVQNMKKLLQIPETDRTQRNLYQIKIGKRSRDRMMAANLRLVVSVAKKYQNQGLELLDLVQEGAIGLERAVDKFDPAMGYKFSTYAYWWIRQGMTRAIDNSARTIRLPIHISEKLSKMRRVSRELSHKFGRQPSRLEMATEMGIDQKDLEDLISQSAPCASLDAHARGEEDRSTLGELIPDPNGEEPMEGMDRTIQKEHLGTWLSQLNEREQKIMKLRFGLDGEEPLTLAEIGRQINVSRERVRQLEAKAILKLRVMTTHQKAA